One genomic region from Pseudomonas hormoni encodes:
- the serB gene encoding phosphoserine phosphatase SerB, whose translation MREIVLINITGVDRPGLTAAITGVLAQGGVNILDIGQAVIHDTLSFGILVEIPDTEQGKSVLKDILFTAYKLDQQVRFTPVSEEDYQQWVGNQGKKRHIVTLLTRKVTAGQLQAVSSITAKYGLNIDHIDRLSGRMPLDTPADKGKGCIEFSVRGEAADPQALRAEFLSVAQELNVDIAFQEDSLFRRNRRLAVFDMDSTLIEAEVIDELAKAAGVGDQVSEITERAMAGELDFRASFKERLALLKGLDVSVLDSIGASLRLTEGAETLFAELKRLGYKTAILSGGFTYFAKQLQAKLGIDYVFANELEVVDGKVTGVAVEPIVDAQRKADLLKELAHKEGLRLEQTIAVGDGANDLPMLAIAGLGVAFRAKPLVKQSAKQAISTLGLDGVLYLLGFRDRDGQL comes from the coding sequence TTGCGCGAAATCGTCCTGATAAACATCACGGGAGTCGACCGTCCGGGTCTGACTGCGGCCATTACCGGCGTTCTGGCCCAGGGTGGTGTGAACATTCTCGACATCGGTCAGGCGGTGATCCACGACACCCTGTCGTTCGGCATCCTGGTTGAAATTCCTGACACCGAGCAAGGCAAGTCGGTGCTCAAGGACATTCTGTTCACGGCTTACAAACTCGATCAGCAGGTGCGTTTCACGCCGGTGTCCGAAGAGGATTACCAGCAGTGGGTCGGCAATCAGGGCAAAAAGCGCCACATCGTGACGCTATTGACCCGCAAAGTGACTGCCGGGCAATTACAGGCCGTGAGCTCGATCACCGCCAAATATGGCCTGAACATCGACCACATCGATCGTCTGTCCGGGCGCATGCCGCTGGACACGCCGGCCGACAAAGGCAAGGGCTGCATCGAGTTTTCGGTGCGTGGTGAAGCGGCGGATCCGCAAGCGCTGCGGGCCGAATTCCTCAGCGTCGCCCAGGAATTGAACGTCGACATCGCCTTCCAGGAAGATTCGCTGTTCCGTCGCAACCGTCGTCTGGCGGTGTTCGACATGGACTCGACACTGATCGAAGCCGAAGTCATCGACGAATTGGCCAAGGCCGCGGGCGTCGGCGACCAGGTTTCGGAAATCACCGAGCGGGCGATGGCCGGTGAACTTGACTTCCGCGCCAGCTTCAAGGAGCGTCTGGCCTTGCTCAAAGGTCTGGACGTCAGCGTGCTGGATTCGATCGGCGCCTCCCTGCGCCTGACCGAAGGCGCCGAAACCCTGTTCGCCGAACTCAAGCGTCTGGGCTACAAGACCGCGATCTTGTCGGGTGGCTTCACTTACTTCGCCAAGCAATTGCAGGCCAAGCTGGGCATCGACTACGTATTCGCCAACGAACTGGAAGTGGTTGATGGCAAGGTCACCGGCGTGGCGGTCGAGCCGATCGTCGATGCGCAGCGCAAGGCGGATCTGCTGAAGGAGCTGGCGCACAAGGAAGGTTTGCGTCTGGAGCAGACTATCGCGGTCGGCGACGGCGCCAACGATTTACCGATGCTGGCGATTGCCGGGCTGGGTGTGGCATTCCGCGCCAAGCCGCTGGTCAAGCAGTCGGCGAAGCAGGCGATTTCCACGCTGGGGCTGGATGGCGTGCTGTATCTGCTGGGCTTTCGGGATCGTGACGGGCAGCTCTGA
- a CDS encoding molecular chaperone, whose translation MNETSPHLLLRAPIPAQLRLSFCEATPRDLKRWIADLPKANIGETARQLYQGLSELNQLLTPSDNRLQLLELLRPEVYYVCKHLERHFLHQSIVLDERSRKIANLCQALQSHLAIGYKQIVVRILPRFSKDRAPLLAQALQRAIHCLCGPLIRATQLYCPAPEGVWLELHQLYRIACSHRLQHLSLRDELASQTQTLSIEQTYVVALLLGAARCNQLRQNQIARLAEVLEPWSKLIKLQPESAADGLFGVAPELDIGPRYRSKFRPEQQESLLGFDPQPLVAAIEAHLQEIDSPVPLPVPAGLSLDTLQHLNAAWGQAVERSFQRTASQGTLTLCVGMSALHFYLGGQRPFSEILKHPGAGRAQFAATSPAAREKDQWHHAFDAAPQGTADTLLPYEEIEYPQLQNDDSHEASDRNRHFPTYALPVINHSPGGYCLAWPGDVPAELQAGEMVGIEDTAGSGWSIAVVRWIRQVRGGGTQMGIEQVAPYAEPCGLQLVRTRDDHSQYLRGLLLPAISAIDLPATLLAPRLPFQEGNKVLINTNGEERRAGLDRRVASTNSFNQFAYRSLEAARNENAAGSGVVGNEEEFDSLWKTL comes from the coding sequence ATGAATGAGACCAGTCCTCACCTTCTGCTACGCGCCCCGATTCCTGCACAGTTGCGCCTGTCGTTCTGCGAAGCCACCCCGCGCGACCTCAAGCGCTGGATCGCCGACCTGCCCAAAGCCAATATCGGCGAAACCGCTCGCCAGCTCTATCAAGGCTTGAGCGAACTGAACCAACTGCTGACGCCCAGCGACAATCGCCTGCAACTGCTCGAGTTACTGCGGCCCGAGGTGTATTACGTCTGCAAGCACCTGGAGCGGCATTTCCTGCACCAGTCGATAGTCCTCGACGAGCGCTCGCGCAAGATCGCCAACCTCTGCCAGGCACTGCAAAGTCATTTGGCGATTGGCTATAAACAGATCGTCGTGCGCATCTTGCCGCGCTTCAGCAAGGACCGCGCGCCGCTGCTGGCCCAGGCATTGCAACGGGCGATCCATTGCCTCTGCGGACCACTGATCCGCGCCACCCAGCTCTATTGCCCGGCGCCGGAAGGTGTGTGGCTGGAACTGCATCAGCTGTATCGGATTGCCTGTTCCCATCGGCTCCAGCACCTGAGCCTGCGCGATGAACTGGCCAGCCAGACGCAAACCCTGAGCATCGAACAGACATACGTGGTCGCCCTGCTGCTGGGCGCCGCACGCTGCAATCAGCTGCGCCAGAATCAGATCGCGCGACTCGCCGAAGTGCTGGAGCCGTGGAGCAAATTGATCAAGCTGCAACCGGAATCTGCGGCCGACGGACTGTTTGGCGTCGCGCCGGAGCTCGACATCGGGCCGCGTTACCGTTCGAAATTTCGGCCCGAGCAACAGGAAAGCTTGCTGGGATTTGATCCGCAGCCGCTGGTCGCAGCCATTGAGGCCCATCTGCAAGAGATCGACAGTCCGGTGCCACTGCCCGTGCCGGCAGGTCTGAGCCTGGATACGCTGCAACACCTGAATGCCGCCTGGGGCCAGGCGGTCGAACGCAGTTTTCAGCGCACGGCCAGTCAAGGCACCTTGACCTTGTGCGTGGGCATGAGCGCGCTGCACTTCTATCTGGGCGGCCAACGTCCGTTCAGCGAGATCCTGAAACATCCCGGTGCCGGCCGCGCGCAGTTCGCGGCGACCTCGCCCGCCGCCCGGGAAAAAGACCAATGGCACCATGCCTTCGACGCGGCGCCACAAGGCACCGCCGACACGCTGCTGCCCTACGAAGAAATCGAATACCCGCAACTGCAGAACGACGACAGTCACGAGGCCTCCGACCGCAACCGTCACTTTCCGACCTACGCCTTGCCGGTGATCAATCACAGTCCGGGCGGTTATTGCCTGGCGTGGCCCGGCGACGTACCGGCCGAGTTACAGGCGGGCGAGATGGTCGGCATCGAAGATACGGCGGGGTCGGGCTGGAGCATCGCGGTGGTGCGCTGGATCCGCCAGGTTCGCGGCGGCGGTACGCAAATGGGTATCGAGCAAGTCGCGCCCTACGCCGAACCTTGCGGCCTGCAATTGGTGCGCACCCGTGACGACCACAGCCAATATTTGCGCGGCCTGCTACTGCCCGCGATCAGCGCGATAGACCTGCCGGCCACCTTGCTCGCCCCGCGCCTGCCCTTTCAGGAAGGCAACAAGGTGCTGATCAACACCAACGGCGAGGAGCGCCGGGCCGGACTGGATCGGCGGGTGGCGAGCACCAACAGTTTTAATCAGTTTGCCTATCGTTCGCTGGAGGCTGCCAGAAACGAAAACGCCGCGGGGAGCGGCGTGGTCGGAAACGAGGAGGAGTTTGATTCGTTGTGGAAGACGCTTTGA
- a CDS encoding lectin OAA family protein, with product MSRYVVANQWGGSSAPWHPGGDWTLGARDNQKVVAIEIKSSDGGKSFTGTMTYSGEGPIGFKAQRTGQNQYNVENQWGGNDAPWHPGGKWVIGGRDNQNVVALSVTSSDGGKNLSGTNTYANEGPIGFRGQIE from the coding sequence ATGTCTAGATACGTAGTGGCAAATCAATGGGGCGGTAGTTCTGCACCCTGGCATCCGGGCGGAGACTGGACGTTAGGCGCGCGGGACAACCAGAAGGTTGTCGCGATCGAGATCAAGTCGAGCGATGGCGGCAAGAGCTTCACCGGCACCATGACGTACTCGGGTGAAGGTCCCATTGGCTTCAAGGCTCAGCGCACGGGCCAGAACCAGTACAACGTTGAAAATCAGTGGGGTGGCAACGACGCTCCATGGCATCCGGGTGGCAAGTGGGTCATCGGAGGCCGGGACAATCAGAACGTTGTCGCGTTGAGCGTGACCTCCAGTGATGGAGGGAAAAACCTCAGTGGCACCAATACCTACGCGAACGAAGGGCCGATCGGCTTTCGCGGGCAGATAGAGTAG
- the asd gene encoding archaetidylserine decarboxylase (Phosphatidylserine decarboxylase is synthesized as a single chain precursor. Generation of the pyruvoyl active site from a Ser is coupled to cleavage of a Gly-Ser bond between the larger (beta) and smaller (alpha chains). It is an integral membrane protein.), which translates to MNKRLFILSQYLLPHHLLSRLAGCIAECRVRWFKNAFTAWFAKRYQVDMSQALVEDLTAYEHFNAFFTRALKDGARPLDETPGAILSPADGAVSQLGPIEHGRVFQAKGHSFSVLELLGGDAANAAPFMGGDFATIYLSPKDYHRVHMPLAGTLREMVYIPGRIFSVNQTTAENVPELFARNERVACIFDTERGPMAVVLVGAMIVASIETVWAGLVTPPKRELKTFRYDEAARAPIHLEKGAELGRFKLGSTAVVLFGPDQVQWAEELAAGSPVQMGQGMGLPKA; encoded by the coding sequence ATGAATAAGCGTTTGTTTATCCTCAGCCAATACCTGCTGCCCCACCACTTGCTCTCGCGACTGGCCGGCTGCATCGCCGAATGCCGTGTGCGCTGGTTCAAGAATGCGTTCACCGCGTGGTTCGCCAAGCGTTATCAAGTGGACATGTCCCAGGCCCTGGTCGAAGACCTGACCGCCTATGAGCACTTCAACGCGTTCTTCACCCGCGCGTTGAAAGACGGCGCTCGTCCGCTGGACGAAACCCCGGGCGCGATCCTCAGCCCGGCCGACGGCGCGGTCAGCCAGCTCGGCCCGATCGAACACGGTCGCGTGTTCCAGGCCAAGGGCCACAGCTTCAGCGTGCTGGAGTTGCTGGGCGGTGACGCTGCCAACGCAGCGCCGTTCATGGGCGGTGATTTCGCGACCATTTACCTGTCACCGAAGGATTACCACCGCGTGCACATGCCGCTGGCCGGCACATTGCGCGAGATGGTCTACATTCCGGGGCGGATTTTCTCGGTCAACCAGACCACCGCTGAAAACGTTCCGGAATTGTTTGCCCGCAACGAGCGTGTGGCGTGCATTTTCGACACCGAGCGCGGGCCGATGGCCGTGGTGCTGGTGGGCGCGATGATCGTCGCATCGATCGAAACCGTCTGGGCTGGTTTGGTGACCCCACCGAAGCGCGAACTGAAAACCTTCCGCTACGACGAAGCGGCTCGTGCGCCGATCCACCTGGAAAAAGGTGCGGAACTGGGTCGTTTCAAGCTGGGTTCGACGGCTGTTGTGCTGTTCGGCCCTGATCAAGTGCAGTGGGCTGAAGAACTGGCGGCCGGTTCGCCGGTGCAGATGGGCCAGGGCATGGGCCTGCCAAAAGCCTGA
- a CDS encoding rhodanese-like domain-containing protein, translated as MSDFSGLPLVIEPSDLLPRLDARDLILVDLTSSARYAEGHIPGARFVDPKRTQLGQPPAPGLMPPHAALEALFGELGHNPDAVYVVYDDEGGGWAGRFIWLLDVIGHSKYHYVDGGLTAWLAEGSPMSIQIPPTVGGPVALTLHDEPTATREYLQSRLGAADLAIWDARGPLEYSGEKVLAAKGGHIPGAVNFEWTAGMDRARNLRIRKDMPQILEKLGISKDKEVITHCQTHHRSGFTYLVAKSLGYPRVKGYAGSWGEWGNHPDTPVEI; from the coding sequence ATGTCTGACTTCTCTGGCTTGCCGCTGGTGATCGAACCGAGCGACTTGCTCCCTCGCCTCGACGCCCGCGATCTGATTCTGGTGGACCTGACCAGCAGCGCCCGCTATGCCGAAGGGCATATTCCCGGAGCGCGTTTTGTCGATCCGAAACGTACGCAACTCGGCCAGCCGCCTGCGCCAGGCTTGATGCCGCCGCACGCGGCACTCGAAGCGTTGTTCGGTGAGCTGGGCCACAATCCCGATGCGGTCTACGTCGTGTATGACGACGAAGGCGGCGGTTGGGCCGGGCGTTTTATCTGGCTGCTGGACGTCATCGGCCACAGCAAGTACCACTATGTCGACGGCGGCCTGACGGCCTGGCTGGCAGAAGGCTCGCCCATGTCGATCCAGATCCCGCCCACGGTCGGCGGCCCGGTTGCGCTGACCCTGCACGACGAACCCACCGCCACCCGCGAATACCTGCAAAGCCGTCTCGGCGCCGCCGACCTGGCGATCTGGGACGCGCGCGGGCCGCTGGAGTACTCCGGCGAGAAAGTCCTCGCGGCCAAGGGCGGACACATTCCCGGCGCGGTCAATTTCGAATGGACCGCGGGCATGGACCGGGCGCGCAACCTGCGCATCCGCAAGGACATGCCGCAGATCCTGGAAAAACTCGGGATCAGCAAAGACAAAGAAGTGATTACCCACTGCCAGACTCACCACCGTTCTGGCTTCACCTATCTGGTGGCCAAGTCCCTCGGTTATCCGCGGGTCAAAGGCTACGCCGGCTCCTGGGGCGAATGGGGTAACCATCCCGATACGCCTGTAGAGATTTAA
- a CDS encoding HDOD domain-containing protein, translated as MANETNVPTPKPTTLEGWVKLLDGVRLPVPQASHDLVCKAIRDNRSSLRDIAEQMQESPALALSVIREANRHTHGSMTEPAENLEVAINRLGLKRTEELLARLPAEPESQIPVALRQLQLISQHATQQANGFFAARLARLWQDIHWGSLLFLSPLWPMALTHPQLLEEWELRVIHKGESARKVEKQLFGVRLLEIAQALVEIWHLPIWVQQGYKLLLNEQRELVKVLRIARDSDHPLRQQNRLDDDPTLRRWLNQPANTVLLANGLALSAQQAWDSPHSERWQYLTSLYLQMPMDEVQQQLHQQAANSARQHGMPDLWHPAVALLWPWGMNRVHAGLLPAPAPTAEDLAKWRTQCAELLVEPSRFTNAMHLTNSARDALVACGMRRVMILMADRTHANLRVHQIAGLPKETAGLNFVVSQSTVLQRLLSQQAQVRLTPVNNAQFSALLPAGLRSQFGGEHLLLRSLVSNGRVIMIVVADQGGGPFSEITVQAFGKTAQCIEKALHSFSHRGQ; from the coding sequence ATGGCTAACGAAACGAACGTCCCAACTCCAAAACCGACCACACTCGAAGGCTGGGTCAAGCTTCTCGATGGTGTGCGCCTGCCGGTTCCGCAGGCCAGCCATGACTTGGTTTGCAAGGCTATCCGCGACAACCGCAGCTCGCTGCGCGATATCGCCGAGCAGATGCAAGAGAGCCCCGCCCTGGCCTTGAGTGTGATCCGCGAAGCCAACCGGCACACCCACGGCAGCATGACCGAGCCTGCGGAAAACCTTGAGGTGGCGATCAATCGCCTCGGTTTGAAGCGCACCGAAGAACTGCTCGCCCGGCTGCCCGCGGAACCGGAATCGCAAATTCCCGTGGCCCTGCGTCAGCTGCAGTTGATCAGCCAGCACGCGACCCAACAAGCCAACGGCTTTTTCGCCGCCCGCCTGGCGCGGCTATGGCAAGACATCCACTGGGGCAGCCTGCTGTTTCTTTCACCGCTGTGGCCCATGGCGTTGACCCATCCGCAGTTGCTCGAAGAATGGGAGCTGCGGGTCATCCATAAAGGCGAGTCGGCGCGCAAAGTCGAGAAACAATTATTCGGCGTTCGCCTGCTGGAAATCGCTCAGGCGCTGGTGGAGATCTGGCACCTGCCGATCTGGGTGCAACAGGGTTACAAGCTGTTGCTCAACGAGCAGCGGGAACTGGTGAAAGTCCTGCGCATTGCGCGCGACAGCGATCATCCGTTGCGCCAACAGAACCGTCTTGATGACGATCCGACCCTTCGCCGCTGGCTCAATCAACCGGCCAATACCGTGTTGCTGGCCAACGGTCTGGCACTGTCGGCGCAACAGGCCTGGGACAGTCCGCACAGCGAACGCTGGCAATACCTGACCAGCCTTTACCTGCAAATGCCGATGGACGAGGTGCAGCAGCAATTGCACCAGCAGGCCGCCAACAGTGCGCGTCAACACGGTATGCCAGACCTTTGGCACCCGGCCGTTGCGCTGCTCTGGCCGTGGGGCATGAATCGCGTTCACGCCGGTCTGCTGCCCGCCCCGGCGCCGACCGCCGAGGACCTGGCCAAGTGGCGCACACAATGCGCCGAGCTGCTGGTAGAACCGAGTCGTTTCACCAATGCCATGCACTTGACCAACTCGGCCCGTGACGCGCTGGTCGCGTGCGGCATGCGTCGAGTGATGATCCTGATGGCCGACCGCACGCACGCCAACCTGCGCGTGCACCAGATCGCCGGGTTGCCGAAAGAAACCGCCGGCCTGAATTTCGTGGTCAGCCAAAGCACCGTGCTGCAACGCCTGCTTTCGCAACAGGCCCAAGTGCGCCTGACACCGGTCAACAACGCGCAGTTTTCGGCGCTGCTGCCGGCCGGCCTGCGTTCGCAGTTCGGTGGCGAACACCTGCTGTTGCGCTCGCTGGTCAGCAACGGCCGCGTGATCATGATCGTGGTGGCGGATCAGGGCGGCGGGCCGTTTTCTGAAATCACCGTGCAGGCCTTTGGCAAAACCGCGCAGTGCATCGAGAAAGCCCTGCACAGCTTTAGCCATCGCGGCCAATGA